In Oleiharenicola lentus, the following are encoded in one genomic region:
- a CDS encoding glycoside hydrolase, which translates to MPLRRPSLSWPTLLAGLFAAVTAAAGVEIGSVTRVTQRAVQHERVDFTVVLTAPWTDPHDSAQVRLDLEFMGPDGRPHLLPAFHESGTGGTPSVWRARWAPRDAGENRVRFRLTTPVGATESAPLTVPVEPGRGRGFLHAAGPWVLRFDNGEPFRGLGENLGWESRSPDDSRHFRALHEHPRFHYEYLVGRLAANGGNFFRTWMCAWNLPLEWNRVMDTRRYADETGRFHSGAAARLDELVAVAAASGTYFMLTLDPHVSYMGRGWELNPYNRANGGPAATPEEFFTSEAARARYRDRLRYLVARWGYSPHLGVWEFFNEIDHVVHLDPAAPMPAEVITRWHAEMAAHLRALDPYGRPVTTSVSHRDIAGLNQLPGLDFNQRHLYRDTAALPATLRQRWADEGKPYVIGEYGYEWDWTKNFDEFAGAMDADFRRGLWLGLFSPTPILPLSWWWEYFDERGTTAGFAGVRTIHERMLAAGGGDFAEVTAEADGSPVLAVRCGRTVFVLLENPGTTERRLTVRLPARAADFVPAELFDPATGEWTRLPDAQAQPGPVVFSNLALPAGAIRVLQLGHSRG; encoded by the coding sequence AACCCTGCTCGCCGGTCTCTTCGCGGCCGTGACCGCGGCGGCCGGGGTGGAGATCGGGAGCGTCACCCGCGTCACGCAGCGTGCCGTCCAGCATGAGCGCGTGGACTTCACCGTCGTGCTGACCGCGCCCTGGACCGATCCGCATGATTCCGCGCAGGTGCGGCTGGATCTTGAGTTCATGGGCCCCGACGGCCGCCCGCACCTGCTGCCGGCCTTTCACGAGAGCGGAACCGGGGGCACGCCCTCCGTGTGGCGAGCGCGCTGGGCGCCCCGGGATGCCGGGGAGAACCGGGTGCGTTTCCGGCTGACGACTCCCGTCGGCGCAACGGAGTCGGCGCCGCTCACGGTGCCGGTGGAGCCGGGCCGCGGCCGGGGTTTCCTGCACGCCGCGGGTCCGTGGGTGCTGCGCTTCGACAACGGCGAGCCGTTCCGCGGGCTCGGCGAGAACCTCGGGTGGGAATCCCGCTCGCCCGATGACTCGCGTCACTTCCGCGCGCTGCACGAGCACCCGCGCTTCCACTACGAATACCTCGTGGGCCGGCTGGCGGCGAACGGCGGCAACTTCTTCCGCACCTGGATGTGCGCGTGGAACCTCCCGCTCGAGTGGAACCGCGTCATGGACACCCGGCGCTACGCCGATGAAACCGGTCGGTTCCACTCCGGCGCCGCCGCGCGGCTCGACGAGCTGGTGGCGGTCGCCGCGGCCAGCGGCACCTATTTCATGCTCACCCTCGACCCGCATGTTTCCTACATGGGCCGCGGGTGGGAGCTCAACCCCTACAACCGGGCCAACGGCGGACCCGCCGCCACGCCGGAGGAGTTCTTCACCTCCGAGGCGGCGCGGGCCCGCTACCGCGACCGCCTGCGCTACCTCGTGGCCCGCTGGGGTTACAGCCCGCACCTCGGCGTCTGGGAATTCTTCAACGAGATCGACCATGTCGTCCATCTCGACCCCGCCGCGCCCATGCCCGCGGAGGTCATCACCCGCTGGCATGCCGAAATGGCCGCCCACCTCCGGGCCCTCGATCCCTATGGCCGGCCCGTGACGACGAGCGTGTCGCACCGCGACATCGCCGGGTTGAACCAACTGCCGGGACTCGATTTCAACCAGCGACACCTCTACCGCGACACCGCGGCCCTACCCGCCACCCTGCGCCAGCGCTGGGCCGACGAGGGGAAGCCCTACGTCATCGGCGAATACGGCTACGAGTGGGACTGGACGAAAAACTTCGATGAGTTCGCCGGCGCGATGGACGCGGACTTCCGGCGCGGCCTGTGGCTGGGACTGTTTTCGCCCACCCCGATCCTCCCGTTGTCCTGGTGGTGGGAATACTTCGACGAGCGCGGCACGACCGCCGGTTTTGCCGGGGTGCGGACCATCCACGAACGCATGCTGGCCGCCGGCGGAGGCGACTTTGCCGAGGTGACGGCGGAGGCGGACGGCAGCCCCGTGCTGGCGGTGCGGTGCGGGCGCACGGTCTTTGTGCTGTTGGAAAACCCCGGCACGACGGAACGGCGGCTCACCGTTCGGCTGCCCGCCAGGGCGGCCGACTTCGTCCCGGCCGAGTTGTTCGATCCCGCCACGGGCGAGTGGACCCGGTTGCCCGACGCTCAGGCACAGCCGGGCCCGGTGGTGTTCTCCAATCTGGCACTGCCCGCCGGGGCGATCCGGGTGCTGCAACTCGGCCACTCGCGCGGATAA
- a CDS encoding sodium:solute symporter family protein: MPPLHWLDYAIIAGYLLLSLVIGLLAGRRTGAGSEGYFLGGRRLPWWLNGISLAATSFASDTPLVITEMVRGRGLQRLWWLFAGVLALVVAIYVFSRLWRRLEAVTDAEFCELRYDGPAAGVLRAVRAFLSGIVANLITIAWVTLGMGAVLSVVLPVDQWVAIQVAMIVTVAYTVFGGFRSAVLTDLLQFVIALGAMLLFAVIAVHEYGGLSAVLTAVREAPGYGERTLSLLPRFDHANLDLACFLILLTLWWTDTGGHVMQRMSACRTERDAARAMLFFAIWQAVRPWMWAAVALVSIAVFPVMMAPHTDMHAYPLVLDRYLGVGLRGLLVAAFAAAFMSTITTHLNWGASYLVRDGYCRFFRPAAPEREQLLVSRLMTVLLAGAGLLLTPLFGSLTAAWEFLALLPAGFGIISVLRWFWWRVNAWTELSVLAVGLVFAGFDLALRVWAPGAEILGLPWSEWRYELKLLLFTSVAVTVALAVTLRTPPVSREQLRRFNRKVRPGGWWGPVEAGEDLRELPEPVLTRRTALDCLGGLALCLGLTTGIGYGLLLQPGPAVLAFGLAAIGGVQVYRWLKNGRWA, from the coding sequence ATGCCCCCGCTCCACTGGCTCGATTACGCCATCATTGCCGGCTACCTGCTCCTGTCGCTGGTGATCGGCCTGCTCGCCGGGCGGCGCACCGGGGCGGGCAGCGAGGGTTACTTCCTGGGGGGCCGCCGGCTGCCATGGTGGCTCAACGGAATCTCGCTGGCGGCGACCAGCTTCGCCTCCGACACGCCGCTGGTGATCACCGAGATGGTGCGTGGCCGCGGCCTGCAACGGCTGTGGTGGCTGTTCGCCGGGGTGCTGGCGCTGGTCGTCGCGATTTATGTCTTCTCCCGACTGTGGCGGCGGCTCGAGGCCGTCACCGACGCGGAGTTCTGCGAGCTGCGCTATGACGGCCCGGCCGCCGGGGTGCTGCGGGCCGTGCGGGCTTTCCTCAGCGGCATCGTGGCCAACCTCATCACCATCGCGTGGGTGACGCTCGGCATGGGGGCGGTCCTCTCCGTGGTGCTGCCGGTCGACCAGTGGGTCGCGATCCAGGTCGCCATGATTGTGACGGTCGCCTACACCGTCTTCGGGGGATTCCGCAGCGCGGTGCTGACCGACCTCCTGCAGTTCGTCATCGCGCTCGGCGCGATGCTCCTCTTTGCCGTGATCGCGGTCCACGAATACGGCGGCCTGTCCGCGGTGCTGACCGCCGTGCGGGAGGCCCCGGGCTACGGGGAGCGCACGCTGAGTCTCCTGCCCCGCTTCGACCACGCCAACCTGGACCTGGCCTGCTTCCTCATCCTGCTCACGCTCTGGTGGACCGACACGGGCGGCCATGTGATGCAGCGCATGAGCGCGTGCCGCACCGAACGCGACGCCGCCCGGGCGATGCTCTTCTTCGCCATCTGGCAGGCCGTGCGGCCGTGGATGTGGGCGGCCGTGGCCCTGGTCTCCATCGCGGTGTTTCCCGTGATGATGGCGCCGCACACCGACATGCACGCCTACCCGCTCGTGCTGGACCGCTACCTCGGCGTGGGGCTGCGCGGCCTGCTGGTGGCGGCCTTCGCCGCGGCGTTCATGTCCACCATCACGACCCACCTGAACTGGGGCGCCTCCTACCTGGTGCGCGACGGCTACTGCCGCTTTTTCCGGCCGGCGGCCCCCGAGCGCGAACAGCTGCTGGTCTCGCGTCTCATGACGGTGCTGCTGGCCGGGGCCGGCCTGCTGCTGACGCCGCTGTTCGGCTCACTGACCGCCGCGTGGGAATTCCTTGCGCTGCTGCCCGCCGGATTCGGGATCATCAGCGTGCTCCGCTGGTTCTGGTGGCGGGTGAACGCCTGGACGGAACTGAGTGTGCTGGCCGTGGGGTTGGTTTTTGCCGGGTTTGACCTGGCCCTGCGCGTCTGGGCACCGGGGGCCGAAATCCTGGGCCTGCCGTGGAGCGAATGGCGCTACGAGCTCAAGCTGCTCCTGTTCACCAGCGTCGCGGTCACGGTGGCGTTGGCCGTAACCCTGCGGACGCCCCCGGTCTCGCGTGAGCAGCTCCGACGCTTCAACCGCAAGGTGCGTCCTGGCGGCTGGTGGGGACCGGTGGAGGCGGGCGAAGACCTGCGCGAACTGCCGGAGCCGGTGCTGACCCGCCGGACCGCGCTGGACTGTCTCGGCGGGCTGGCACTCTGCCTCGGCCTCACCACCGGAATCGGGTATGGTCTGCTCCTCCAGCCCGGGCCCGCCGTGCTGGCCTTCGGTCTGGCCGCCATCGGGGGCGTGCAGGTTTACCGCTGGCTGAAAAACGGCCGCTGGGCCTGA
- the clpB gene encoding ATP-dependent chaperone ClpB encodes MNPEKMTIMSRQAVQEAQNEARRRSHNEVETWHLLVALLAQEGGIVPSLVEKLGLTVSALQLAAERELGRLPKVTGSVDVSKIYVTQALNEVLTRAEQEAEALKDEFMSVEHLFLALLHTGKPEALKKFFASFGLDRKKVLAELQKMRGNQRVTSETPEGTYNALEKYGIDLVQQAKKGKIDPVIGRDAEIRRAIRILSRKTKNNPVLIGEPGVGKTAIVEGLAQRIVRGDVPEGLKDKTVFSLDLGALVAGAKYRGEFEERLKAVLNEIKQAEGRIILFIDELHTIVGAGKTDGAMDAGNLLKPMLARGELHCIGATTLDEYRQYIEKDAALERRFQPILVEEPTVEDAISILRGLRERFELHHGVRIQDNALVSAATLSHRYISDRFLPDKAIDLVDEACAMIRTEIDSLPTELDELQRRVMQLEIEETALQKEKDDASKRRLAELRKDLADAKEKATALRAVWSKEKESLGRVQKVREELEAARLEMAKAERAYDLNKIAELKHGRIPQLEKELAKVEKAGPAATTLVKEEVSAEEIAEIISKWTHIPLNRLLEGEKEKLLRLEDVLHKRVIGQHEGVRLVSEAILRARAGIKDPRRPIGSFLFLGPTGVGKTELAKTLAEQLFDSEANLIRLDMSEYMEKHSVARMIGAPPGYVGYDEGGQLTEAVRRKPYAVVLFDEIEKAHPDVFNVLLQVLDDGRITDSQGRTVDFKNTVIIMTSNLGSRHLLEGVKGDEIPESTREAVMADLRSSFRPEFLNRIDETILFKPLSLEEITSIVDLLLADLNKRLAERRVTVKLDAKAREWVAEKGYDPVFGARPLKRFLQRHLETRLARALIAGEVAEDSTLTFTVQHDELAPLPTRGGRS; translated from the coding sequence ATGAATCCCGAGAAAATGACCATCATGTCGCGCCAGGCCGTGCAGGAGGCGCAGAACGAGGCCCGCCGCCGCTCGCACAACGAGGTGGAGACGTGGCACCTGCTCGTCGCGCTGCTCGCCCAGGAGGGCGGCATCGTGCCGTCGCTCGTCGAGAAGCTCGGCCTGACCGTCAGCGCGCTTCAGCTCGCCGCCGAGCGCGAGCTGGGCCGTCTGCCCAAGGTCACGGGCAGCGTCGATGTGTCCAAGATCTACGTGACCCAGGCGCTCAACGAGGTGCTGACGCGCGCCGAGCAGGAGGCCGAGGCCCTCAAGGACGAGTTCATGAGCGTGGAGCACCTCTTCCTTGCGCTCCTTCACACCGGCAAGCCCGAGGCGCTGAAGAAGTTCTTTGCCAGCTTCGGCCTCGACCGGAAGAAGGTGCTGGCCGAGCTCCAGAAGATGCGCGGCAACCAGCGTGTGACCAGCGAGACGCCCGAGGGCACCTACAACGCCCTTGAGAAATACGGCATCGACCTCGTGCAGCAGGCCAAGAAGGGCAAGATCGACCCCGTCATCGGGCGCGACGCCGAGATCCGCCGCGCCATTCGCATCCTTTCGCGCAAGACCAAGAACAACCCCGTGCTCATCGGCGAGCCCGGCGTCGGCAAGACCGCCATCGTCGAGGGCCTGGCCCAGCGCATTGTGCGCGGCGACGTGCCCGAGGGGCTGAAGGACAAGACCGTGTTCTCGCTCGACCTCGGCGCGCTGGTGGCCGGCGCGAAATACCGCGGCGAGTTCGAGGAGCGCCTCAAGGCCGTGCTCAACGAGATCAAACAGGCCGAAGGCCGCATCATTCTCTTCATCGACGAGCTCCACACCATCGTGGGCGCCGGCAAGACCGACGGCGCCATGGACGCCGGCAACCTGCTCAAGCCGATGCTCGCGCGCGGTGAGCTCCATTGCATCGGCGCCACCACGCTCGACGAATACCGCCAATACATCGAGAAGGACGCCGCGCTGGAGCGCCGCTTCCAGCCCATTCTCGTCGAAGAGCCCACGGTGGAGGACGCCATCTCGATCCTCCGCGGCCTGCGCGAGCGTTTCGAGCTGCATCACGGCGTGCGCATCCAGGACAACGCGCTCGTTTCCGCCGCCACGCTCTCGCACCGCTACATTTCCGACCGTTTCCTGCCCGACAAGGCCATCGACCTCGTGGACGAGGCCTGCGCCATGATCCGCACCGAGATTGATTCGCTGCCGACCGAATTGGACGAGCTCCAGCGCCGCGTCATGCAGCTCGAGATCGAGGAGACCGCGCTGCAGAAGGAGAAGGACGACGCCTCCAAGCGCCGGCTCGCCGAGCTGCGCAAGGACCTGGCCGATGCCAAGGAGAAGGCGACCGCCCTGCGCGCCGTCTGGTCAAAGGAGAAGGAATCCCTCGGCCGCGTGCAGAAAGTGCGCGAAGAGCTCGAAGCCGCCCGCTTGGAAATGGCCAAGGCCGAGCGCGCCTACGATCTCAACAAAATTGCCGAGCTCAAACACGGGCGCATCCCGCAGCTGGAGAAGGAACTGGCCAAGGTGGAGAAGGCCGGCCCCGCCGCGACCACACTGGTCAAGGAGGAGGTGTCCGCCGAGGAAATCGCCGAGATCATCTCGAAGTGGACGCACATCCCGCTGAACCGCCTGCTCGAGGGTGAGAAAGAAAAGCTTCTGCGCCTGGAGGACGTACTGCACAAGCGCGTCATCGGCCAGCACGAGGGCGTGCGTCTCGTCAGCGAGGCCATCCTGCGCGCCCGCGCCGGCATCAAGGACCCGCGCCGCCCGATCGGCAGTTTCCTGTTTCTCGGCCCGACCGGCGTGGGCAAGACCGAGCTGGCCAAAACGCTCGCCGAGCAGCTCTTCGACTCCGAGGCCAACCTCATCCGCCTCGACATGTCGGAATACATGGAGAAGCACAGCGTCGCGCGCATGATTGGCGCCCCCCCGGGCTACGTCGGCTACGACGAGGGCGGCCAGCTCACGGAGGCCGTGCGGCGCAAGCCGTATGCGGTGGTGCTCTTCGACGAGATCGAGAAGGCGCATCCGGACGTGTTCAACGTCCTGCTCCAGGTGCTCGACGACGGCCGCATCACCGATTCGCAGGGCCGCACGGTGGATTTCAAGAACACGGTCATCATCATGACCTCGAACCTCGGCTCCCGGCACCTGCTCGAAGGCGTGAAGGGTGACGAAATCCCCGAGAGCACGCGCGAGGCGGTCATGGCCGACCTGCGGTCGTCGTTCCGGCCGGAGTTCCTGAACCGCATTGACGAGACGATCCTCTTCAAGCCGCTGAGCCTGGAGGAAATCACGAGCATCGTGGACCTCCTGCTCGCCGACCTGAACAAGCGGCTCGCCGAGCGGCGCGTCACGGTGAAGCTCGACGCCAAGGCCCGGGAATGGGTGGCGGAGAAGGGTTACGACCCGGTCTTCGGTGCCCGCCCGCTCAAGCGTTTCCTCCAGCGGCATCTGGAAACCCGCCTCGCCCGGGCCCTGATCGCCGGCGAGGTGGCGGAAGACTCCACTCTAACCTTCACCGTGCAGCACGATGAACTTGCGCCTCTGCCCACCCGAGGGGGCAGATCCTGA
- the panD gene encoding aspartate 1-decarboxylase — MRLTLLKSKLHRATVTAADLDYEGSIAIAPELRRAAGLLLHERVEIYNVNNGQRFATYVIGGRKRGEIMVNGAAARLVQPGDEVIIAAYADFDPDEAQQHEPVVVLLDKKNRPKRK, encoded by the coding sequence ATGCGCCTGACCCTGCTCAAGTCCAAGCTGCACCGCGCGACGGTCACCGCCGCCGACCTCGACTACGAGGGCTCGATCGCCATCGCGCCCGAGCTGCGCCGCGCCGCCGGCCTCCTGCTGCACGAGCGCGTGGAGATCTACAACGTGAACAACGGCCAGCGCTTCGCGACCTACGTCATTGGCGGCCGCAAGCGGGGCGAGATCATGGTCAACGGCGCCGCCGCGCGGCTCGTGCAGCCGGGCGATGAGGTCATCATCGCGGCGTATGCGGACTTCGATCCGGACGAGGCGCAGCAACACGAGCCGGTGGTCGTGTTGCTGGACAAGAAGAACCGGCCGAAGCGGAAGTAG
- a CDS encoding type III pantothenate kinase, which yields MLLTLDVGNSQIHGGVFDGDTLRVQFRKTTHPIGSSDETGVFLRSVLRENQIDPAAVKRVAICSVVPPVAYPLRAACVKYFNCEPFLLQAGVKTGLKIKYRNPAEVGADRVANAIAATQRRPGANCLVVDCGTATTFDVVTGGGDYLGGAILPGLGISAEMLSSRTARLPAVEIARPDGALGRSTVESIQAGLYHGHVGAIRNLLSVLTIEAFNGVRPHVIGTGGFARMFETEGLFDEIVPELVLFGLKHAELLNREPAK from the coding sequence ATGCTCTTGACCCTTGATGTCGGCAATTCCCAGATCCACGGCGGCGTGTTCGACGGCGACACCCTCCGCGTGCAGTTCCGGAAAACCACGCACCCCATCGGGTCGTCGGACGAAACCGGCGTATTCCTGCGCAGCGTGCTCCGCGAGAACCAGATCGACCCCGCCGCGGTGAAGCGCGTGGCGATCTGCTCGGTCGTGCCGCCGGTGGCCTATCCGCTGCGGGCGGCCTGCGTGAAGTATTTCAACTGCGAGCCCTTCCTGCTCCAGGCCGGCGTGAAGACCGGGCTTAAGATCAAATACCGCAACCCCGCCGAGGTCGGGGCCGACCGCGTGGCCAACGCCATCGCGGCGACGCAACGCCGCCCCGGGGCCAACTGCCTCGTCGTGGACTGCGGCACCGCCACGACCTTCGACGTGGTGACGGGTGGCGGCGATTACCTCGGCGGCGCGATCCTGCCCGGGCTTGGCATCTCGGCCGAGATGCTGTCGAGCCGCACCGCCCGCCTGCCAGCCGTGGAAATTGCCCGGCCCGACGGCGCGCTCGGGCGCAGCACGGTCGAGAGCATCCAGGCGGGGCTGTATCACGGCCACGTCGGCGCGATCCGCAACCTGCTCTCCGTGCTGACCATCGAGGCCTTCAACGGCGTGCGCCCGCACGTGATCGGCACGGGTGGGTTCGCCCGCATGTTCGAGACCGAGGGGCTCTTCGATGAGATCGTGCCCGAACTGGTGCTCTTCGGCCTGAAGCACGCCGAACTGCTCAACCGCGAGCCCGCCAAATGA
- the coaBC gene encoding bifunctional phosphopantothenoylcysteine decarboxylase/phosphopantothenate--cysteine ligase CoaBC, producing MSGSNLLVIFTGSIAAYKGCEVVSRLVQRGHRVRCVATPSALKFIGPATLEGLTGSALLSDAFAPGAALEHINLTRWADAVLVCPATANTLNRFAAGLGDDFAGALFLAHDRTKPWLVAPAMNPAMWSHPATVASLAKLRDWGVRCIAPTSGRTACGETGEGRLAEPGTIVAAVEAALARPARQLRVLVTAGGTAEPVDGVRVLTNTSTGATGALIATHLSRAGHDVTLLRAQNAIAADGPCREETFVTFAQLEAGLRRLLAAHPFDAVIHAAAVSDYRVDMVVMADGAETAAGGKLPSGGAPLLKLRPNPRLVDQVRGWSRAPFTLVAFKLTHGAEAAEADAAVSRLFAHAGADYVVHNDLSAKRADGTFPADILRPDGSVAAHCPDRTTLAAELERLLAARPSPESRIENRKSSHALDP from the coding sequence ATGTCCGGCTCTAACCTCCTCGTCATCTTCACCGGCTCCATCGCCGCCTACAAGGGCTGCGAGGTGGTGTCACGGCTTGTGCAACGGGGCCACCGCGTGCGCTGTGTGGCGACGCCGTCGGCGTTGAAGTTCATCGGCCCGGCCACGCTGGAAGGTCTGACCGGTTCCGCCCTGCTCAGCGACGCCTTCGCTCCGGGCGCGGCCCTCGAGCACATCAACCTGACGCGCTGGGCCGACGCCGTGCTCGTGTGCCCGGCCACGGCGAACACGCTCAACCGGTTCGCGGCCGGGCTCGGCGACGATTTCGCCGGCGCGCTCTTCCTCGCCCATGACCGCACCAAGCCCTGGCTCGTGGCGCCCGCGATGAATCCCGCGATGTGGTCGCATCCGGCAACCGTTGCGAGCTTGGCAAAATTGCGCGACTGGGGCGTGCGCTGCATCGCCCCCACGTCCGGGCGCACCGCCTGCGGCGAAACGGGGGAGGGGCGGCTGGCCGAGCCCGGGACGATCGTCGCCGCGGTCGAAGCGGCGCTGGCGCGACCGGCGCGCCAACTGCGGGTGCTCGTCACCGCCGGTGGCACCGCCGAGCCGGTGGACGGCGTGCGCGTGCTCACCAACACGAGCACGGGTGCGACCGGCGCGCTCATCGCCACGCACCTGTCGCGCGCGGGCCATGACGTGACCCTGCTGCGGGCGCAAAACGCGATCGCGGCGGACGGCCCCTGCCGGGAGGAAACCTTTGTCACCTTCGCGCAACTGGAGGCCGGCCTGCGTCGGTTGCTCGCGGCGCATCCGTTCGATGCCGTGATCCACGCGGCGGCGGTCAGCGATTACCGCGTGGACATGGTCGTGATGGCCGACGGTGCGGAGACCGCCGCCGGCGGCAAACTGCCCTCGGGTGGTGCGCCCCTGCTGAAGCTGCGACCCAACCCGCGGCTAGTGGACCAGGTGCGCGGTTGGAGCCGCGCCCCGTTCACGTTGGTGGCATTCAAGCTCACCCACGGGGCCGAGGCGGCGGAAGCCGACGCGGCCGTGAGCAGGCTTTTCGCGCACGCCGGTGCCGACTACGTCGTGCACAACGATCTTTCCGCCAAGCGCGCCGATGGCACCTTCCCGGCCGACATCCTGCGGCCCGACGGCAGCGTCGCGGCGCATTGTCCCGACCGCACGACCCTGGCGGCCGAACTCGAGCGCCTGCTCGCGGCGCGACCCAGTCCAGAATCCAGAATCGAAAACCGAAAATCCAGCCATGCTCTTGACCCTTGA
- the panC gene encoding pantoate--beta-alanine ligase, which translates to MRVHETLAAWRTVRTGTDYAGQSVGFVPTMGALHLGHRALLARARAENDRVVLSIFVNPTQFNDPTDLEKYPRTLEADLRLAAGLADDVIVPTAAELYPDGYAYRVTEEKLSRELEGAHRPGHFDGVLTVVLKLLNLVSPQRAYFGEKDWQQLRLVEGLVRALLLPVEIVPCPTEREIDGLALSSRNRRLSPGARVRAAQFPAILRSAASPAVAALALNAAGFEVDYVEDREGVRLGAVRIENVRLIDNVRL; encoded by the coding sequence ATGAGAGTCCATGAGACCCTGGCCGCGTGGCGCACGGTGCGCACCGGGACGGATTACGCCGGCCAATCGGTGGGCTTCGTGCCGACCATGGGCGCGCTGCATCTCGGGCACCGCGCGCTCCTCGCCCGCGCCCGCGCGGAAAACGACCGCGTGGTGCTGAGCATTTTCGTCAACCCGACCCAGTTCAACGACCCGACCGACCTCGAGAAATACCCGCGCACGCTGGAGGCGGACCTGCGGTTGGCGGCGGGGCTGGCGGACGACGTCATCGTGCCGACGGCCGCCGAGCTATACCCCGACGGCTACGCCTACCGCGTCACCGAGGAAAAACTCAGCCGGGAACTGGAGGGCGCGCATCGCCCCGGTCATTTCGACGGCGTGCTGACGGTGGTGCTCAAGCTGCTGAATCTGGTCTCCCCGCAGCGCGCCTATTTCGGGGAGAAGGACTGGCAGCAGCTCCGTTTGGTCGAGGGCCTGGTGCGCGCGCTGCTCCTGCCGGTGGAGATCGTACCGTGCCCGACGGAGCGGGAGATCGACGGCCTCGCGCTCAGTTCGCGCAACCGCCGCCTCTCGCCCGGCGCGCGTGTGCGGGCCGCGCAGTTCCCGGCGATCCTGCGTTCCGCGGCGAGCCCGGCCGTGGCGGCCCTGGCGCTCAACGCCGCCGGCTTTGAAGTGGATTACGTGGAGGACCGCGAGGGCGTGCGGCTCGGCGCAGTGCGCATCGAAAACGTGAGGCTCATCGACAATGTCCGGCTCTAA
- the panB gene encoding 3-methyl-2-oxobutanoate hydroxymethyltransferase: MKSILDFNRARQEGRPIVMVTAYDAPMARIVTESEADVILVGDSAAMVVHGLPSTVHATLDMMVLHTAAVRRGAPEQVIVADLPFLSFRQGRETAVRAAGTLLQAGATAVKLEGVAGHEDVVAHLVGSGIPVMGHLGLTPQSVNQLGGYRLQGRSEADAARLLAEARRLEELGAFALVLECVPAALAAEITANLSIATIGIGAGSGTSGQVLVLNDLLGLDAEFRPRFARRYLDGHGEILAALNAYARDVRGARFPAREEVLA, translated from the coding sequence ATGAAAAGCATCCTCGATTTCAACCGGGCGCGCCAGGAAGGGCGGCCCATCGTGATGGTCACGGCTTACGACGCGCCGATGGCGCGGATCGTAACTGAATCCGAGGCCGACGTCATCCTCGTGGGCGACAGCGCCGCCATGGTCGTCCACGGACTGCCGTCCACGGTCCATGCCACGCTCGACATGATGGTGCTGCACACGGCGGCGGTGCGACGCGGCGCGCCGGAGCAGGTGATCGTGGCGGATCTGCCGTTTCTCAGCTTTCGCCAAGGCCGCGAGACGGCCGTGCGCGCCGCCGGCACGCTCCTGCAGGCGGGAGCGACGGCCGTGAAACTGGAGGGGGTGGCCGGTCACGAGGACGTGGTTGCCCACCTCGTGGGCAGCGGCATCCCCGTGATGGGACACCTCGGGCTCACGCCGCAATCGGTCAACCAACTCGGCGGCTACCGCCTGCAGGGCCGCTCGGAGGCCGACGCGGCCCGCCTGCTCGCCGAGGCCCGTCGCCTCGAGGAACTGGGGGCGTTCGCCCTGGTGCTCGAATGCGTGCCCGCCGCGCTGGCGGCGGAGATCACGGCGAATTTGTCCATCGCCACCATCGGCATCGGTGCGGGCAGCGGCACCTCCGGACAGGTGCTGGTGCTGAACGACCTGCTCGGGCTCGATGCGGAATTTCGCCCGCGGTTTGCGCGCCGCTACTTGGACGGCCACGGCGAGATTCTGGCCGCACTCAACGCCTACGCCCGCGACGTGCGCGGGGCGCGCTTTCCGGCGCGCGAGGAGGTGCTCGCATGA